The Flavobacterium sp. 123 genome contains a region encoding:
- a CDS encoding formimidoylglutamase, with amino-acid sequence MEKLVPFTINDLAKITNHRSGEIKFGEKMITVPKDAVPLEFLKTCDAKYVLFGIPEDIGVRANYGRPGTASAWDSAIKSIANIQHNRFCKGSQIIVLGQLNVCDEMKEVKHLDFNDIDDRSKLSQLVEKIDKDVSHIIFNIVKLGKTPIIIGGGHNNSYGNIKGTALAKGKSINAINFDAHSDFRILEGRHSGNGFSYAYEEGFLKKYFIFGLHENYTSKSVLDIIKKIEDRVQYNTYDSVNIRKEKEFYQEMIHANEFVSTDPFGIEIDLDAIPNIASSAMTLSGFSVEELRQFVSFFGQNKNAAYIHICEGAPDLGEDKNNHLIGKLIGHLVTDFIKANNN; translated from the coding sequence ATGGAAAAACTGGTTCCTTTCACGATAAATGATCTTGCTAAGATTACAAACCACCGAAGTGGTGAAATCAAATTTGGGGAAAAAATGATTACTGTACCCAAAGATGCAGTTCCTTTAGAATTTCTAAAAACTTGCGATGCTAAATACGTTTTGTTTGGTATTCCCGAAGACATCGGCGTAAGAGCAAATTATGGAAGACCTGGGACAGCTTCTGCTTGGGATAGTGCTATAAAAAGTATTGCTAATATTCAGCACAATCGGTTCTGTAAAGGCAGTCAAATAATTGTTTTAGGACAATTGAATGTTTGCGATGAAATGAAAGAAGTTAAACACTTAGATTTTAATGATATTGATGATCGCTCTAAGCTCAGTCAACTGGTTGAAAAAATTGATAAAGACGTATCTCATATTATTTTCAACATTGTAAAACTAGGCAAAACACCTATTATTATCGGAGGAGGACACAATAATTCTTATGGGAATATAAAAGGTACGGCTTTAGCCAAAGGGAAATCAATAAACGCGATTAATTTTGATGCTCATTCTGATTTTAGAATTTTAGAAGGACGTCATAGCGGAAATGGATTTTCTTATGCATACGAAGAAGGGTTTCTTAAAAAGTATTTTATATTCGGTTTACACGAAAACTACACCTCTAAAAGTGTCTTGGATATTATTAAAAAAATTGAAGACCGTGTTCAATATAACACCTACGACAGTGTAAATATTCGAAAAGAAAAGGAATTTTATCAAGAAATGATTCATGCCAATGAATTTGTGAGTACAGATCCTTTTGGAATTGAAATAGATTTAGACGCTATTCCTAATATTGCTAGTAGTGCTATGACTTTAAGCGGTTTTTCGGTTGAAGAACTTCGACAATTTGTTTCGTTTTTTGGCCAAAATAAAAATGCAGCTTATATTCATATTTGTGAAGGCGCACCTGATTTAGGCGAAGATAAAAACAATCACCTGATCGGTAAATTAATCGGTCATTTGGTTACCGATTTTATAAAAGCCAATAATAACTAA
- a CDS encoding DEAD/DEAH box helicase: MLFEDLSLSKSIQKAVFEEGYLSPTPIQEQSIPLVLAGRDLIGCAQTGTGKTAAFAIPIIHQLHRIVGSSKKAKQIRALIVTPTRELAVQIGQSFDTYGKYTNLTQLTIFGGVSQLSQVDALRKGVDVLVATPGRLLDLHKQGFIDFDHLHTLVLDEADQMLDMGFINDVKKIVKLTPKNRQTLLFSATMPIAIRELAEMFLQDPAKVEVSPVSSTAENVEQRIYFVDKTEKRNLLYHLIKNENLSDVLVFSRTKHGADNVVKALRKNNIAAEAIHGDKSQNARQRVLDAFKNKEVGVLVATDIAARGIDIDQLPYVINFDLPNIPETYVHRIGRTGRAGNGGIAISFCSKDEHPYWKDIQKLIKVDVKTISDHPYPWHSGSPEATGAPVKQKNSNRSGGAHKSRKSDASKQNKKRWY; this comes from the coding sequence ATGTTATTCGAAGATTTATCGTTATCAAAAAGTATACAAAAAGCAGTATTTGAAGAAGGTTATTTAAGCCCTACTCCTATTCAAGAACAATCCATTCCATTAGTTTTAGCCGGTAGGGATTTAATAGGTTGCGCTCAAACTGGAACTGGAAAAACAGCTGCTTTTGCTATCCCAATAATACACCAATTACATCGCATTGTAGGCTCATCAAAAAAAGCCAAACAAATTCGCGCCTTAATAGTTACTCCTACGAGAGAATTAGCCGTTCAGATAGGACAAAGTTTTGACACCTATGGAAAATATACTAATTTAACTCAATTAACCATTTTTGGAGGTGTTTCGCAACTCTCACAGGTTGATGCATTACGAAAAGGAGTTGATGTCCTTGTAGCTACACCAGGAAGATTACTTGATTTACACAAACAAGGTTTTATAGACTTTGACCATTTACATACTTTAGTTCTTGATGAAGCAGATCAAATGCTTGATATGGGATTTATCAATGATGTCAAAAAAATTGTAAAGCTTACGCCAAAAAACAGACAAACTTTATTATTCTCTGCTACAATGCCAATTGCTATTAGAGAATTAGCCGAAATGTTTCTGCAAGATCCTGCTAAAGTAGAAGTTTCTCCAGTATCATCTACTGCTGAAAATGTTGAGCAACGAATCTATTTTGTTGACAAAACAGAAAAAAGAAACTTATTATACCATCTGATTAAAAATGAAAATTTATCGGATGTATTGGTTTTTTCAAGAACAAAACACGGAGCCGATAATGTTGTAAAAGCTTTACGCAAAAACAATATTGCCGCAGAAGCTATACACGGTGATAAATCTCAAAATGCGAGACAACGTGTTCTGGATGCATTTAAAAACAAAGAAGTTGGTGTATTAGTCGCTACTGATATTGCTGCTCGTGGAATTGATATTGACCAGCTTCCTTATGTAATCAACTTTGATTTGCCAAACATTCCTGAAACCTATGTTCACCGTATAGGAAGAACAGGTCGTGCAGGTAATGGCGGTATTGCAATTTCTTTTTGTAGTAAAGACGAACATCCGTACTGGAAAGACATTCAAAAACTAATAAAAGTTGATGTAAAAACAATTTCTGACCATCCTTATCCATGGCATTCTGGTAGTCCTGAAGCAACTGGAGCTCCTGTAAAACAAAAAAATTCAAATAGAAGTGGTGGAGCACATAAATCAAGAAAATCAGATGCTTCAAAACAGAACAAAAAACGCTGGTATTAA
- a CDS encoding Hsp20/alpha crystallin family protein, with protein METLVKRNGLFPLVPVNTLLDDFFSKDIFDWSDKNFSSLGSNLPSVNLKETDDKIKIELAAPGLKKEDFKVEIDNNMLMISSEKKEEKEETRKKDNYIRKEFNYQSFSRSFSLPEYIDDSKIEANYKDGILHVDIAKKENGKKKVTKKIAIK; from the coding sequence ATGGAAACATTAGTTAAAAGAAACGGCTTATTTCCGTTAGTTCCAGTAAACACTCTTTTAGATGATTTTTTTTCTAAAGACATTTTTGATTGGTCTGATAAAAACTTTTCGTCTTTAGGAAGTAATTTACCTTCTGTGAATTTAAAGGAAACAGATGATAAAATTAAAATCGAATTAGCAGCTCCTGGATTAAAAAAAGAGGATTTTAAAGTCGAAATTGATAACAATATGCTTATGATTTCTTCTGAAAAAAAAGAAGAGAAAGAGGAAACAAGAAAAAAAGACAATTACATTAGAAAAGAATTTAATTACCAGTCTTTCTCTAGATCTTTTTCTTTACCTGAATATATAGATGACAGCAAAATTGAAGCAAATTATAAAGATGGAATCCTTCATGTTGATATTGCTAAAAAAGAAAATGGCAAGAAAAAAGTAACCAAAAAAATTGCTATTAAATAA
- a CDS encoding dicarboxylate/amino acid:cation symporter: protein MQETTTKKPSFFSGLTGQILIAMLLGAVLGIVIHNSISAETAQAFSSKIKMLATVFIRLVQMIISPLVFTTLVVGIAKLGDIKAVGRIGGKALGWFFTASFISLLLGMFFVNVLEPGVGLNLSNVDLASASEVTAKTQSLSFENFIEHIVPKSIFEAMATNEILQIVIFSIFFGLAAASLGDHVKPVINALDKTSHIVLKMVNYVMKFAPIGVFGAIAGVFAVRDFQELAITYFKFFGSFLIGISSLWVFLILVGFIFLKSRMTILLKRIVGPLIIAFGTTSSEAVFPKLTEELERFGVKDRIVSFMLPLGYSFNLDGSMMYMTFASIFIAQAYGINLDLGTQMTMLLVLMLTSKGIAGVPRASLVVVAATCGMFKIPIEGIALILPIDHFCDMFRSATNVLGNALATSVVGQWEAGDEHETAE from the coding sequence ATGCAAGAAACTACCACAAAGAAGCCCTCATTTTTTTCAGGTTTAACAGGACAAATACTTATTGCAATGCTATTAGGTGCAGTATTAGGTATTGTTATTCACAATTCCATTTCTGCAGAAACTGCTCAAGCATTTAGTAGTAAAATTAAAATGTTAGCTACTGTTTTTATCCGATTGGTTCAAATGATTATTTCGCCATTGGTATTTACGACTTTAGTTGTAGGAATTGCTAAATTAGGGGATATAAAAGCAGTGGGAAGAATTGGAGGAAAAGCATTAGGATGGTTTTTTACAGCTTCATTTATTTCTTTATTGTTAGGGATGTTTTTTGTAAATGTTCTTGAACCTGGAGTTGGATTAAATTTATCAAATGTTGATTTAGCTTCTGCTTCTGAAGTTACAGCAAAAACACAAAGTTTATCTTTTGAAAATTTCATTGAGCATATTGTTCCCAAAAGTATTTTTGAAGCGATGGCAACAAATGAAATTTTGCAAATTGTTATTTTTTCTATTTTCTTTGGTTTAGCCGCAGCTTCTTTAGGTGATCATGTTAAGCCCGTAATTAATGCATTAGATAAGACATCACATATTGTTCTTAAAATGGTGAATTATGTGATGAAATTTGCTCCAATAGGTGTTTTTGGAGCTATTGCAGGTGTTTTTGCAGTAAGAGATTTCCAAGAATTAGCTATAACGTATTTCAAATTTTTTGGTTCTTTCTTAATTGGAATTTCATCACTTTGGGTTTTTTTGATACTTGTTGGATTTATTTTTCTAAAAAGCAGAATGACAATCTTACTCAAAAGGATTGTTGGACCATTAATCATTGCATTTGGTACTACAAGTAGTGAAGCTGTTTTTCCAAAACTTACCGAAGAATTGGAACGCTTTGGTGTAAAAGACAGAATTGTTTCTTTCATGTTGCCTTTAGGATATTCCTTTAATTTAGATGGTAGTATGATGTACATGACTTTTGCCAGTATTTTTATAGCACAAGCCTATGGAATTAATTTAGATTTAGGAACACAAATGACAATGCTTTTGGTTTTAATGCTTACCAGTAAAGGAATTGCTGGTGTGCCAAGAGCTAGTTTAGTTGTAGTAGCTGCTACATGCGGAATGTTTAAAATTCCAATTGAAGGAATTGCATTAATCCTACCTATAGATCATTTTTGCGATATGTTTAGAAGCGCAACTAATGTTTTAGGAAATGCTTTAGCTACATCTGTTGTCGGACAATGGGAAGCTGGTGACGAACATGAAACCGCTGAATAG
- the aroC gene encoding chorismate synthase — MAGNSYGTLFRITTFGESHGEALGGIIDGCPSGITIDLEAIQFEMSRRKPGQSAIVTQRKEPDDVQFLSGIFEGKTTGTPIGFIIPNTNQKSDDYSHIKDNYRPSHADYVYDQKYGVRDYRGGGRSSARETASRVVAGAVAKQMLPEIKINAYVSSVGPIYLNKPYQDLDFSKTETNPVRCPDEESAAIMEEYIRDIRKQGDTVGGTVTCVIQNVPIGLGEPVFDKLHAELGKAMLSINAVKGFEFGSGFCGSEMKGSEHNDLYNADGTTRTNLSGGIQGGISNGMDIYFRVAFKPVATIMQKQESLDNKGNITEMTGKGRHDPCVVPRAVPIVEAMAAIVLADFYLINKTYNSNF, encoded by the coding sequence ATGGCAGGAAATAGCTACGGAACACTATTCAGAATAACTACTTTTGGAGAATCGCATGGAGAAGCTTTAGGCGGAATCATTGATGGTTGTCCTTCAGGAATTACTATAGATTTAGAGGCAATTCAATTTGAAATGTCAAGAAGAAAGCCAGGACAATCGGCTATAGTTACCCAACGAAAAGAACCAGATGATGTGCAATTTTTATCTGGAATCTTTGAAGGTAAAACAACCGGAACTCCTATTGGGTTTATAATTCCTAATACCAATCAAAAATCAGATGATTATTCCCATATAAAAGATAATTACAGACCAAGTCATGCTGATTATGTATATGATCAAAAATATGGCGTTCGTGATTACCGAGGTGGAGGACGTAGTTCAGCTCGTGAAACGGCAAGTAGAGTAGTAGCTGGTGCTGTTGCAAAACAAATGTTGCCAGAAATCAAAATCAATGCTTATGTTTCTTCGGTTGGTCCTATTTATTTAAATAAACCATACCAAGACTTAGATTTTTCAAAAACAGAAACAAATCCAGTTCGTTGCCCTGATGAAGAGTCTGCAGCTATTATGGAAGAATATATTCGGGATATCCGAAAACAAGGAGATACTGTTGGAGGAACTGTAACTTGCGTAATTCAGAATGTGCCTATAGGTTTAGGAGAACCTGTTTTCGACAAACTACATGCTGAGTTAGGAAAAGCGATGCTTTCTATAAATGCTGTAAAAGGATTTGAATTTGGAAGCGGTTTTTGTGGTTCTGAAATGAAAGGAAGTGAACACAATGATTTGTATAATGCAGATGGTACTACAAGAACAAACCTTTCAGGAGGTATTCAAGGAGGAATCAGTAACGGAATGGATATTTATTTCCGTGTAGCTTTCAAACCAGTAGCTACAATCATGCAAAAACAAGAATCATTAGATAATAAAGGAAATATTACTGAAATGACAGGTAAGGGACGCCATGATCCTTGCGTAGTTCCACGCGCGGTGCCTATTGTAGAAGCAATGGCAGCAATTGTTTTAGCAGATTTTTATCTAATAAACAAAACGTATAATTCTAATTTCTAA
- a CDS encoding protease complex subunit PrcB family protein, whose product MKKALLVILIPFLVSCGASSLKNAEKPLFEVLTQQADGGASIRFFEILTEPNEIKMLENDESLKHKINPNDIQNSNFIVLNMGEKPSGGYQIGIESVTETDKNIIVTIKETVPKTDNMNSQSFTNPFCVVKINSKKEIVIK is encoded by the coding sequence ATGAAAAAAGCACTTCTAGTAATACTAATCCCTTTTTTGGTTTCTTGTGGTGCTTCATCTTTAAAAAATGCCGAAAAACCATTATTTGAAGTTTTGACACAGCAAGCAGATGGAGGCGCAAGCATTCGTTTTTTTGAAATCTTAACAGAACCTAATGAGATTAAAATGTTAGAGAATGATGAGAGTTTAAAACATAAAATAAATCCGAATGATATTCAGAATTCTAATTTTATTGTTTTGAATATGGGAGAAAAACCATCAGGTGGATACCAAATAGGAATTGAAAGTGTAACGGAAACCGATAAAAATATAATTGTTACAATAAAAGAGACTGTTCCTAAAACGGATAATATGAATTCACAATCATTTACAAATCCTTTTTGTGTAGTCAAAATAAACTCTAAAAAAGAAATTGTTATTAAATAA
- the bshA gene encoding N-acetyl-alpha-D-glucosaminyl L-malate synthase BshA encodes MKIAIVCYPTFGGSGVVATELGLELARRGHEIHFITYSQPVRLALLNPNVHYHEVNVPEYPLFHYQPYELALSSKLVDMVKLYKIELLHVHYAIPHAYAGYMAKQMLKDEGINIPMITTLHGTDITLVGNHPFYKPAVTFSINKSDFVTSVSQSLKDDTLKLFKIKNEIQVIPNFIELDKGNEVSNTTCHRSVMANAEERIITHISNFRKVKRIPDVIKIFYNIQKEIPAKLMMVGDGPEKEKAEYLCQELGILDKVIFFGNSNEIDKILCLTDLFLLPSETESFGLAALEAMACGVPVISSNSGGLPEVNFEGISGYLSDVGHTDEMAINALKILKDDAVLAKFKKNALEVAKKFDIKNILPLYEDLYHKAINKYL; translated from the coding sequence ATGAAAATAGCAATAGTTTGTTATCCTACCTTTGGAGGAAGTGGTGTTGTTGCCACTGAATTGGGACTTGAATTAGCTCGTAGGGGACACGAAATTCACTTTATCACCTATAGTCAACCCGTGCGTCTGGCATTGTTAAATCCTAATGTGCATTATCATGAAGTTAATGTGCCTGAATATCCTTTGTTTCATTATCAACCGTATGAACTTGCTTTGTCTAGTAAGTTAGTGGATATGGTTAAATTATATAAAATAGAATTACTTCATGTGCATTATGCAATTCCGCATGCTTATGCAGGTTATATGGCTAAACAAATGCTGAAAGATGAAGGAATTAATATTCCTATGATTACAACGCTCCATGGAACAGATATTACTCTGGTTGGAAATCATCCATTTTATAAGCCAGCAGTAACTTTTAGTATCAATAAATCAGATTTTGTGACTTCTGTTTCTCAAAGTTTAAAAGACGATACGCTAAAATTGTTCAAAATAAAAAATGAAATTCAAGTTATTCCTAATTTTATTGAATTAGATAAAGGAAATGAAGTTTCAAATACAACCTGTCATCGATCAGTAATGGCTAATGCCGAAGAACGAATAATAACTCACATCAGTAATTTCCGAAAAGTTAAAAGGATTCCAGATGTAATCAAGATATTTTATAATATCCAAAAAGAAATTCCGGCTAAATTAATGATGGTTGGTGATGGTCCTGAAAAGGAAAAAGCTGAATATTTATGTCAGGAATTGGGAATTTTAGATAAAGTGATTTTTTTTGGAAACAGTAATGAAATAGACAAAATTCTATGTCTGACAGATTTATTCTTGTTGCCCTCGGAAACAGAAAGTTTTGGTCTTGCAGCCCTTGAAGCTATGGCTTGTGGCGTTCCTGTAATTTCAAGTAATTCTGGAGGACTTCCCGAAGTTAATTTTGAGGGAATTTCAGGTTATTTAAGTGATGTAGGTCATACAGATGAAATGGCTATAAATGCTTTAAAAATTCTTAAAGATGATGCTGTTCTTGCTAAATTTAAAAAGAATGCTTTAGAGGTTGCCAAAAAATTTGACATCAAAAATATCTTACCTTTATATGAAGATTTATACCATAAAGCAATTAATAAATACCTATAA
- a CDS encoding phosphatase PAP2 family protein, whose product MITKKMFFKICSILVMLLSMNYSNAQNFDINLLRDINIHRNKSLDHAFETITNTAVPISIATPVLIYSVGLIKKDSLTKKQAIYIGETFLASAFVTIALKDIIKRNRPYVTYPEIEPHAVEGSYSMPSGHTSSVFATATALSIAYPKWYIIAPSFAWASAVGYSRMHLGVHYPTDVFVGAIIGSGSAYLTHKANKWLNKRKHN is encoded by the coding sequence ATGATTACTAAAAAAATGTTTTTTAAAATATGCTCAATCCTTGTGATGCTTTTAAGCATGAACTATTCGAATGCTCAAAATTTTGATATCAACTTACTTAGGGATATCAATATTCATAGAAATAAATCATTGGATCACGCTTTTGAAACAATAACAAATACTGCGGTTCCTATTAGTATTGCAACTCCAGTATTAATTTATTCAGTTGGATTAATTAAAAAAGATTCATTGACAAAAAAGCAAGCTATTTATATTGGTGAAACATTTCTTGCTTCAGCTTTTGTGACTATAGCTTTAAAAGATATTATTAAGCGAAACAGACCTTATGTTACCTATCCAGAAATTGAACCTCATGCAGTTGAGGGTAGTTATTCGATGCCTTCGGGACATACATCTAGTGTTTTTGCTACAGCAACAGCATTAAGTATTGCATATCCTAAATGGTATATCATTGCTCCGTCATTTGCATGGGCAAGTGCAGTTGGTTATTCAAGAATGCATTTAGGTGTGCATTATCCTACGGATGTCTTTGTGGGAGCAATAATAGGTAGCGGCTCTGCTTACCTTACCCATAAGGCGAATAAATGGTTAAATAAGAGAAAGCATAATTAG
- a CDS encoding glycoside hydrolase family 3 N-terminal domain-containing protein — translation MKIFFIRIVLFFALLFLVTNCGTSKKNILNQTLEKPTISENEEIYVPHLKSDRKNFFKDSYAENVWVDSVYNQMTLEDKIGQLFMVAAYSNRDTTHVNAIDKLIKEYKIGGVIFFQGGPVRQAHLTNHYQSKSKIPLFVGIDAEWGLSMRLDSTYRYPWNMTLGAIQDLKLIEKVGEKMGKESKRMGVHFNFAPVLDINTNPKNPIIGNRSFGENKVNVTERAIALMTGVQNQGVFSTGKHFPGHGDTATDSHTSLPIVTSSRDHLDLIELYPYKRMFDEGLVSVMVGHLDVPSLELRQNYPSSLSYNVVTNLLQRDMEFEGLIFTDAMNMKGVSGFKGTDDVNLDAFLAGNDILLFVENIPLAVEKIRNAYKNNIVSEERLALSVKKIVHYKFKAGLNAYKPIEVSNLYNDINPSENEALQYQLYENAITVLKNENQILPIKKIENNKIAYVKLGDDSNSSFISTLKKYADVTEVSDVSIDSLNLKLKGFDTVIVGYHKSDNVWRNNDFTGKELIWLQEIARNNNVILDVFAKPYSLLPFANFDGIEGIIVSYQNNAISQEVSAELIFGAIEAKGKLPVSINDNFKVNDGLSTEKINRLGFTAPENVGMDPKILSNIDAIVQKAISEKMTPGAQVLVARKGKVIYQKSFGYQTYDATTKINNSTIYDVASLSKILSTLPNVMQQYDKGLINMETTLGTMLPIFNNSDKQDIHFKELLSHYAGLVAWIPFYKATLDHSSKPLDKYYRKIKDEQFSKKVADSLFMRNDYHDTIMKIIVESKLSPKKEYKYSDFTFMILKDYLEKTTGKTLDVLSSENFYKSLGANNTTYNPLQKFNKNDIPPTEIDTYFRHQIIQGYVHDMAAAMEGGVAGHAGIFSNAMDVAKIMQMYLQKGNYGNYQYFSEKTFNDFNTCYFCSEGNRRGVGFDKPQLGIDGPTCGCASMTSFGHTGFTGTMAWADPESEIVYVFLSNRTFPNDAKNILSKENIREDIQKIIYEAIKK, via the coding sequence ATGAAAATTTTCTTTATTAGAATAGTCTTGTTCTTTGCCTTATTGTTTTTGGTAACAAATTGCGGGACTTCTAAAAAAAATATATTAAATCAAACTCTTGAAAAACCTACAATTTCTGAAAATGAAGAAATTTATGTTCCTCATTTAAAATCAGACAGGAAAAATTTTTTCAAAGACTCGTATGCAGAAAATGTATGGGTTGACAGTGTTTACAATCAAATGACTTTAGAGGATAAAATTGGGCAGCTTTTTATGGTTGCCGCATACTCTAATAGGGATACAACTCATGTTAATGCTATTGATAAGTTAATTAAAGAGTATAAAATAGGTGGTGTTATTTTCTTTCAAGGTGGTCCTGTCCGTCAAGCTCATTTAACAAATCACTACCAATCAAAATCTAAAATACCTTTGTTTGTTGGAATTGATGCCGAATGGGGATTAAGTATGCGTCTTGATTCTACGTATAGATACCCTTGGAATATGACTCTGGGAGCTATTCAAGACTTGAAACTGATTGAAAAAGTTGGTGAAAAAATGGGCAAAGAAAGTAAGCGTATGGGCGTTCACTTTAATTTTGCTCCAGTTTTAGATATTAATACAAATCCAAAAAATCCAATTATTGGGAACCGTTCTTTTGGTGAAAATAAAGTTAATGTTACCGAAAGAGCTATTGCTTTAATGACTGGAGTTCAAAATCAAGGTGTTTTTTCAACTGGAAAACATTTTCCTGGGCATGGAGACACCGCTACAGATTCTCATACAAGTTTACCTATTGTTACCTCATCTAGAGATCATCTTGATTTAATTGAGTTATATCCTTATAAACGAATGTTTGACGAAGGATTAGTTTCGGTAATGGTCGGACATTTAGACGTGCCAAGTCTGGAATTACGCCAAAACTATCCGTCATCACTTTCTTATAATGTAGTTACAAATCTTCTTCAAAGGGATATGGAATTTGAAGGATTGATTTTTACGGATGCCATGAATATGAAAGGCGTTAGTGGTTTTAAAGGAACTGATGATGTTAATTTAGATGCTTTTTTAGCAGGAAATGATATTTTGCTTTTTGTAGAAAATATTCCTTTGGCAGTTGAAAAAATTAGAAATGCCTATAAAAACAATATTGTTTCTGAAGAAAGACTTGCTCTTTCTGTCAAGAAAATTGTGCATTATAAATTTAAAGCGGGTTTAAATGCTTACAAACCTATTGAAGTTTCAAATTTGTATAATGATATAAACCCTTCTGAAAATGAAGCATTGCAATATCAATTATATGAAAATGCAATAACGGTTCTGAAAAATGAAAATCAAATTCTACCCATAAAAAAAATAGAGAATAACAAAATTGCTTACGTAAAACTTGGAGACGATAGCAACAGTTCTTTTATTTCTACTTTAAAAAAATATGCAGATGTTACTGAAGTTTCAGATGTATCTATTGATAGTTTAAATCTAAAGTTAAAAGGATTTGATACTGTAATTGTTGGATATCATAAATCAGATAATGTATGGCGCAACAATGATTTTACAGGTAAAGAATTAATCTGGTTGCAGGAAATAGCTAGAAATAATAACGTTATTCTGGATGTTTTTGCAAAACCATATTCGTTGTTGCCTTTTGCTAATTTTGATGGAATAGAAGGAATTATTGTTTCCTATCAAAATAATGCTATTTCTCAAGAAGTATCAGCAGAATTAATTTTTGGTGCTATTGAAGCTAAAGGAAAATTACCTGTATCAATAAACGATAATTTCAAAGTAAATGATGGATTATCTACAGAAAAAATAAATCGACTGGGTTTTACAGCACCAGAAAATGTTGGGATGGATCCAAAAATTTTGTCCAATATTGATGCAATTGTACAAAAAGCAATTTCAGAAAAAATGACACCTGGGGCTCAAGTACTTGTTGCAAGAAAAGGAAAAGTGATATATCAAAAATCGTTTGGTTATCAAACCTATGATGCTACTACTAAAATTAATAATTCAACAATATACGATGTAGCATCACTATCAAAAATTCTTTCGACTTTGCCTAATGTTATGCAACAATACGATAAGGGTTTAATTAATATGGAGACAACATTAGGAACAATGTTGCCTATTTTTAATAATTCTGATAAGCAAGATATTCATTTTAAAGAATTATTGTCCCATTATGCAGGGCTTGTTGCTTGGATACCTTTTTACAAAGCTACTTTGGACCATTCTTCAAAGCCATTGGATAAATATTATAGAAAAATAAAAGATGAACAGTTTTCTAAAAAAGTAGCCGATAGTCTTTTTATGCGAAATGATTACCATGATACAATTATGAAAATAATTGTAGAAAGTAAATTATCGCCTAAAAAAGAATATAAATACAGCGATTTTACGTTTATGATTCTGAAAGACTATTTGGAGAAAACAACAGGTAAAACACTGGATGTTTTAAGTTCTGAGAATTTTTATAAATCACTTGGAGCGAATAACACAACTTATAATCCATTACAAAAATTTAATAAAAACGATATACCTCCAACAGAAATTGACACTTATTTTCGTCATCAAATCATTCAAGGATATGTGCATGATATGGCAGCGGCAATGGAAGGTGGAGTAGCTGGACATGCAGGGATTTTTTCGAATGCGATGGATGTTGCTAAAATAATGCAAATGTATCTTCAAAAAGGGAACTACGGCAATTATCAGTATTTTTCAGAAAAAACATTTAATGATTTTAATACGTGCTATTTTTGTTCCGAAGGGAATAGAAGAGGGGTTGGTTTTGACAAACCTCAATTAGGTATTGACGGCCCAACGTGTGGTTGTGCTTCTATGACCAGTTTTGGTCATACTGGATTTACTGGAACAATGGCATGGGCAGACCCAGAAAGTGAAATAGTTTATGTATTTTTATCCAATAGAACATTTCCAAATGATGCCAAGAATATATTGTCTAAAGAAAATATTAGAGAAGATATTCAAAAGATAATTTACGAAGCTATAAAGAAATAG
- a CDS encoding ABC transporter ATPase yields MYVPFENLPGESRVWIYQSNRKFSDEEFAEIETALQSFLENWAAHGTILESSYQLRYNRFIILAVNQEVQAATGCSIDSSVEFIQSLEKKYQVDLLDKMNVTFKLGEHIAHKPLIDFKKMVKDKAVTENTVVFNNLVNNIEEFNESWEVLAVDSWHSRFF; encoded by the coding sequence ATGTACGTTCCATTTGAAAATTTGCCAGGAGAATCTAGAGTTTGGATCTATCAATCCAATAGAAAGTTTTCGGATGAAGAATTTGCTGAAATCGAAACAGCTTTACAATCTTTTCTTGAAAATTGGGCAGCGCATGGAACCATTTTAGAATCCTCATATCAATTACGATACAATAGATTCATAATACTTGCTGTGAACCAAGAAGTACAAGCAGCAACTGGATGTTCGATTGATTCTTCAGTAGAATTTATTCAGAGTTTAGAAAAAAAATATCAAGTTGATTTATTGGATAAAATGAACGTTACTTTCAAGTTAGGCGAACATATTGCTCATAAACCTTTGATTGATTTCAAAAAAATGGTTAAAGACAAAGCTGTTACTGAAAACACCGTTGTTTTTAATAATTTGGTTAATAATATAGAAGAATTTAATGAATCTTGGGAAGTTTTGGCTGTAGATAGCTGGCACAGCCGTTTTTTCTAA